The DNA sequence GTTTCCGCCGGTTTGAGCAAATTTCCGGGATATCTTCCTTCCAGTTCGCCGTAGGCCTGTTCATCAGCGTAAAGGACCACTTCCTTTTCTGCCAGCGGCTGAAGCAGATCCGGGAGATTCGAAAGGCGGTTACGATGAACCAGCAGGCAATCCAATGAATTGCAGACACTCGGACGGCGGGTTTTCGCGTTCATAATAATAGCAGCTCCCGCTTCTACGTCGGCGCTTTCGTCAAAATAAGTATGTACAATGCCGGCCCCTGTTTCAATGACGGGTACTTTGGCCTGCTGCCGGACATAGTTGATCAGCTGCTGGCTCCCGCGGGGGATTACTACATCCACATAGCCTACCGCGTTCAGAAGAGCTTCTGTGGCTTCGCGCTCTGCCGGAAGCAGGGTGGCGACGCGGGGGTCAATGCCATGACGTTCCAGTACCTCATGGATCACGGAAATTATGGCCAGGTTGGAGGCTGCCGCATCGCTTCCTCCCTTTAGAACGGCCACATTCCCCGTTTTAAAGCAAAGCGCGAACACGTCAAAAGTCACGTTGGGCCGGGCTTCGTAAACGATTCCCACCACGCCCAGGGGAACGCTTACTTTGGAAACCCGTAAACCATTTGAAAGCGACTTTTCAGACAATACCCTGCCCAGCGGATTGGGTAGCGCCGCCACGTTAAGAATATCGGCCGCAATATCACTGATGCGGGAAGGGCTTAGTTTCAGACGGTCGTAACGGGGATCTTCCGGATCCATCCTATCCAGGTCTTTCCGGTTTTCCTCCAATAAAAAATCCGTTTTATCGCGCGCGGCTCCGGCAAGATCTTTCAACACCTGGTTGATTGTTCCGGCTTCCTGGGCCGCCAAACTGCGGGATGCCCTGCGGGCTTCTTCCAAAAATAATTTATATTCCATAACGTGTTCCAAACCTGCAAGGTCTAAATTTCGGTATTTAAAAACAAATAATCGTAATGCACCAGGGGCTTTTGCTTTTTCTGACCTACGCGCTCCCTGGCTTTTTCCGAATTATATTCCGCAATCCCCAGACCGATCAGTTGTTCCTT is a window from the Anseongella ginsenosidimutans genome containing:
- a CDS encoding glutamate-5-semialdehyde dehydrogenase, producing MEYKLFLEEARRASRSLAAQEAGTINQVLKDLAGAARDKTDFLLEENRKDLDRMDPEDPRYDRLKLSPSRISDIAADILNVAALPNPLGRVLSEKSLSNGLRVSKVSVPLGVVGIVYEARPNVTFDVFALCFKTGNVAVLKGGSDAAASNLAIISVIHEVLERHGIDPRVATLLPAEREATEALLNAVGYVDVVIPRGSQQLINYVRQQAKVPVIETGAGIVHTYFDESADVEAGAAIIMNAKTRRPSVCNSLDCLLVHRNRLSNLPDLLQPLAEKEVVLYADEQAYGELEGRYPGNLLKPAETGHFGTEFLSLKMAVKTVDSLEGALDHIANYSSKHSEAILSDNPEHIERFLRSVDAAAVYANASTAFTDGAQFGLGAEIGISTQKLHARGPMGLDELCSYKWLVRGHGQVRPS